A single Corticium candelabrum chromosome 12, ooCorCand1.1, whole genome shotgun sequence DNA region contains:
- the LOC134187871 gene encoding uncharacterized protein K02A2.6-like, giving the protein MEAFRRTFACHGLPERLVTDNGPQFTSQQFQEFMKANRIKHQLTPPYHPSSNGQAERLVQEVKKSLKTKPSSRTVSHQLSIFLLRCRTTPNCTTGKTPAELLMKKELRTRLSFLRPESGKTLREEHRDHYDLATEQVRNMSPGDTISVLNPRRDGCGKWLCGTILQRLGPVNYLVDVYGQPRYVHVEHLLTRDPRSIPDEFIESGPEHDVLVPTLTPSDATTRDQSVPVRPTNAGTPVVVDSQRAHTPVTTTRPTAVVPVPVEEETMTTSPETPGSQEQDTHNVKIDRNLRDTGRFS; this is encoded by the coding sequence ATGGAAGCATTCCGGAGAACATTTGCCTGCCATGGGTTACCCGAGAGGTTAGTAACCGACAACGGCCCACAATTTACGTCACAGCAGTTTCAAGAATTTATGAAGGCGAACAGAATTAAGCACCAGCTTACACCACCCTATCACCCTTCTTCAAACGGACAGGCGGAACGCCTAGTGCAGGAAGTTAAGAAAAGCTTGAAGACCAAGCCGTCAAGCCGCACAGTTAGTCACCAACTATCAATTTTTCTCTTGCGGTGTCGAACTACGCCAAACTGCACTACGGGCAAAACACCCGCTGAGTTACTAATGAAGAAGGAGCTCAGGACGAGACTTTCGTTCCTGAGGCCGGAGTCAGGGAAGACTCTTCGAGAGGAACATCGAGACCATTACGATCTAGCGACAGAGCAAGTTCGTAATATGAGCCCGGGAGACACCATCAGTGTTTTAAACCCTAGACGTGACGGATGTGGGAAGTGGTTATGTGGGACGATCCTACAAAGGCTAGGGCCAGTCAACTATCTGGTTGATGTCTACGGACAGCCGCGATATGTTCATGTAGAACATTTACTAACCCGAGATCCTCGGAGCATACCCGACGAGTTCATCGAGAGTGGTCCAGAACACGACGTGCTAGTACCAACGCTGACACCGTCGGATGCCACAACGCGGGACCAATCAGTACCCGTAAGACCTACGAATGCGGGAACACCTGTTGTAGTTGATAGTCAGAGAGCACACACTCCAGTGACAACCACCCGTCCAACCGCTGTGGTACCAGTACCAGTGGAAGAGGAAACCATGACAACGTCACCAGAGACACCGGGATCCCAAGAGCAAGATACCCACAACGTCAAAATCGACAGAAACCTGCGCGATACAGGTAGATTTAGCTAA
- the LOC134188240 gene encoding uncharacterized protein K02A2.6-like — MLVVHAPSKPPVLGRNWLQSINLDWQSLFMVQDNPPDVISEFGELFQSDMGTFRGYQANITLQKGAIPRFHRPRPVPYALQKKVEEELGRRQNEGILKPVDHSDWAAPIVVVRRGDGSLRICGDYKVTVNPYLEMNTYPLPNPQDLFATLAGGRYFSKLDMKQAYL; from the coding sequence ATGTTGGTCGTTCATGCACCTTCGAAGCCCCCAGTATTGGGAAGGAATTGGCTCCAGTCGATAAATTTAGACTGGCAGTCTCTGTTTATGGTGCAAGACAACCCACCTGACGTGATTTCTGAATTTGGTGAGTTATTCCAATCAGACATGGGAACATTTCGCGGATACCAAGCGAATATCACGCTACAGAAGGGTGCAATTCCTCGATTTCACAGACCAAGACCCGTGCCATACGCTTTACAGAAGAAGGTAGAGGAGGAATTGGGCAGACGTCAGAATGAAGGGATATTGAAACCGGTAGATCATAGTGATTGGGCAGCACCCATAGTCGTTGTAAGACGGGGAGATGGATCTCTAAGGATCTGCGGTGACTACAAAGTGACAGTCAACCCGTATTTGGAGATGAATACATACCCGTTGCCAAATCCACAGGACCTATTTGCCACGTTAGCTGGGGGTAGATACTTCTCAAAGCTAGACATGAAACAGGCTTACCTATGA
- the LOC134187732 gene encoding phospholipid scramblase 1-like, producing the protein MDGKGEVVEAQKPVILQQPLAQQPYYPQTQQPLGQQPYYPQTQQPLAYPSGQQPPMMQQAPPGARPPISLMPPPLAIEGIPPGLEYLAQVDQLLIHQLVEILEMLTGFETENKYVIKNTMGQQVYFAAEKSDCCERQCCGAKRSFSMSIVDNFHREVIHLERPFHCGGCCCPCDLNVLEVQAPPGNVIGYVKEKWTCWYPEYHLTDAQHVKQLFIQGPCCYCKCCQDVHFQILNDQNGTQIGTLTNQWGGCLKEAYTDADNFTLNFPMDMPWQMKAVLLSAAFLIDFMYYEQQQNNRNR; encoded by the exons ATGGATGGTAAGGGAGAGGTCGTTGAAGCCCAGAAGCCCGTGATTTTACAACAGCCACTCGCTCAGCAGCCTTATTACCCTCAAACCCAACAGCCACTCGGTCAGCAGCCTTATTACCCTCAAACCCAACAGCCACTTGCCTATCCAAGCGGTCAACAGCCTCCGATGATGCAACAAGCTCCTCCGGGCGCGCGTCCGCCCATCTCTCTCATGCCTCCGCCGCTTGCAATCGAGGGCATTCCGCCGGGTCTCGAGTATCTCGCGCAAGTCGACCAGCTCCTCATCCACCAACTCGTAGAAATCTTGGAAA TGCTGACGGGTTTCGAGACGGAGAATAAGTATGTTATTAAGAACACGATGGGACAGCAGGTCTACTTCGCAGCGGAGA AGAGTGACTGCTGTGAGCGACAGTGCTGTGGTGCGAAGAGGTCATTCTCGATGTCGATTGTTGACAACTTTCATCGTGAGGTGATACACTTGGAGAGGCCATTTCATTGTGGAGGATGCTGCTGTCCGTGTGATCTCAACGTGCTGGAAGTGCAGGCTCCACCGGGAAATGTCATCGGCTATGTGAAGGAAAA ATGGACTTGCTGGTATCCTGAATACCACTTGACTGATGCACAGCATGTCAAGCAGCTCTTCATCCAAGGACCTTGCTGCTACTGCAAGTGTTGTCAAGACGTTCATTTCCAG ATCTTGAACGACCAGAATGGCACTCAAATTGGCACTCTAACCAACCAGTGGGGCGGCTGTTTGAAGGAAGCGTACACGGATGCTGACAACTTCACTCTGAACT TTCCTATGGACATGCCGTGGCAAATGAAGGCTGTTCTCTTGTCTGCTGCTTTTCTCATT GACTTCATGTACTACGAGCAGCAGCAGAACAATCGAAACCGTTGA
- the LOC134187872 gene encoding uncharacterized protein LOC134187872 translates to MLLLRHCHVTRMNFLSRTVPPRLLESAAAIHDTLTRSTFTNLLGRGNLPDRQWLQATLPVRHGGFGLTALTSTASFAFLSSWVSTLHTIAKRIPDAERLLDEFQNSHHSNSSISRDLCNVLPQNKTLVEVINDRKQLQHKLTEEYMKSLSNGFIQNSSSTRDQSRMKSLQGKDAARSVAPDSTIIIMACIISVQFPLGILDETGMPNAFGFWSV, encoded by the coding sequence ATGCTCTTGCTGAGACACTGTCATGTTACTCGGATGAACTTCCTATCACGAACTGTTCCACCTAGACTTTTGGAGTCCGCTGCAGCCATccatgacacactgacaagatcAACGTTCACCAATCTCTTGGGTAGAGGCAATCTACCAGACAGgcagtggcttcaagcaactTTACCAGTACGACATGGAGGATTTGGTCTCACGGCTTTAACATCTACAGCATcatttgcatttctgtctagTTGGGTCTCAACCctgcatacaatagcaaaacgAATTCCTGATGCTGAGAGATTGCTTGATGAATTTCAGAATTCACATCATTCAAATAGTTCCATCAGCAGagatttgtgcaatgttttgcctcaaaacaaaactctcgTAGAAGTTATCAACGACAGgaagcaactacaacacaagctgaCTGAGGAATACATGAAATCTCTGTCAAATGGTTTTATTCAGAATTCATCTTCGACTAGAGACCAATCTCGAATGAAGTCCTTGCAAGGCAAAGATGCAGCTAGGAGCGTGGCTCCtgacagtaccatcatcatcatggcatgcattatctccgtgcaatttccgcttggcatccttgatgagactgggatgccaaatgcctttggcttctggtcagtgtga
- the LOC134187774 gene encoding eEF1A lysine and N-terminal methyltransferase-like, which produces MNLLPRTVHDFKTHNYWDDFFRRRGADDTFEWYGEYSDICGILHKYARPQHNILVVGCGSSGLSETLYDVGYRSVTNIDISEVVIQQMVDRNVHKRPDMTFVKMDVAKMDFSDACYDVAIDKGTLDALCVDESEEVVTNVVAMFDEIGRVLKAGGRYVCVSLCQEHVMKRLIDAFAEKGGWFVRVHKVVVVSGRNEEHHGLPVFAFVMTKAKPGLAVKVLEVCLDGCDRVIRVDSAEQFQEEIKSVQQYAMLRQYMQQYHPGEEFQMTFWCNREDSIDDPRYTVIIVDSITNSSQNGKYAAFIVPQGRENEWLFASPEGRSQLTVSSGFQRLAIASLHRGQTYESLQAVKEELSGSVMELAPLELPPKQRVLFLSVGDDVGQRTVIFNGISDFSGKFVIEDVTQEDKTLSRRLIFLSNPNVVQSEARLIVPALPGKGRKKKGKKKTSSVKERAKVDINYLSCTHHKHIISGLAWLRDFGQRGNRVSLLVVGLGGGSLVSFIDRHLIVVSITVVEIDPSMLDVATNWFGFSPSSRTKVVIEDGLKYLETMASSGPKFDAVVFDVDSKDKSLGVSCPPLAFFNADVLENVQALLKPGGIFILNLVCRDVTFKHQAYENITATGFHTILSLPVLGEVNEVVVALTTDPSTGLEMENKPAEASKDSDDKEHLKIPDWVVDNVKCIDRMIRDGRGKRDESSSEGNSLDIAIDLSAPLERLKLATTSATT; this is translated from the exons ATGAATCTTCTACCGCGTACTGTCCACGACTTTAAAACCCACAACTATTGGGACGATTTCTTTCGACGACGAGGTGCCGATGACACTTTTGAATGGTACGGTGAATACTCAGACATTTGTGGGATTCTCCACAAATACGCTCGTCCGCAGCACAACATACTTGTTGTTGGTTGTGGAAGCTCGGGTCTCAGTGAGACTCTTTATGATGTCGGTTATCGTTCAGTCACAAATATTGACATCTCTGAAGTCGTTATCCAACAGATGGTCGATAGGAATGTACACAAGAGACCTGATATGACGTTTGTAAAGATGGACGTTGCAAAGATGGATTTTTCTGATGCATGTTATGACGTTGCTATTGATAAAGGGACTTTAGATGCTTTGTGTGTTGACGAGAGTGAAGAAGTTGTGACAAATGTGGTCGCCATGTTTGATGAGATTGGACGAGTACTGAAGGCTGGAGGGAGATACGTTTGTGTTTCGTTGTGTCAGGAACACGTGATGAAGAGATTGATTGATGCGTTTGCAGAGAAAGGTGGATGGTTTGTGAGAGTTCACAAGGTGGTTGTTGTTAGTGGGAGGAACGAGGAGCATCATGGGCTGCCggtgtttgcatttgttatGACGAAAGCAAAACCAGGATTGGCAGTGAAG GTTTTAGAAGTCTGTCTTGACGGTTGTGACCGAGTGATTCGTGTAGACTCGGCTGAACAGTTTCAGGAAGAGATTAAGTCCGTACAACAATATGCAATGCTCAGACAATACATGCAGCA gtatcATCCTGGTGAAGAATTTCAGATGACATTCTGGTGTAATCGAGAAGATTCTATTGATGATCCTCGTTATACCGTCATAATTGTAGATAGCATCACTAATTCGAGTCAGAATGGAAAATATGCGGCCTTTATTGTACCACAAGGAAG AGAGAACGAGTGGCTGTTTGCATCACCAGAAGGTCGTTCTCAGTTGACCGTTAGTTCTGGGTTTCAGCGATTGGCAATTGCATCATTGCATCGTGGACAGACGTATGAAAGTTTACAGGCAGTGAAGGAAGAACTGTCAGGTAGTGTGATGGAGCTTGCACCATTAGAACTTCCACCAAAGCAAAGG GTGTTGTTTCTATCTGTTGGTGATGACGTTGGGCAAAGAACCGTCATCTTCAATGGCATTTCTGACTTTAGCGGAAAGTTTGTTATAGAAGACGTGACACAAGAGGACAAGACACTTAGTCGGCGACTCATCTTTCTCAGCAATCCGAACGTCGTCCAGTCAGAAGCAAGACTGATAGTACCAG CTTTGCCAGGGAAgggaagaaagaagaaagggAAGAAGAAAACCTCAAGCGTGAAGGAACGTGcaaaagttgatatcaattacttATCATGTACACACCATAAGCACATCATTTCCGGTTTGGCTTGGTTGAGAGACTTCGGTCAGAGAGGCA ATCGTGTTTCACTACTGGTTGTTGGATTGGGAGGTGGGAGTCTCGTCTCGTTTATTGATCGACATTTGATTGTA GTTTCTATTACCGTTGTGGAAATAGATCCCAGCATGTTGGATGTTGCAACGAACTGGTTTGGTTTCTCACCGAGCAGTCGAACGAAAGTCGTCATTGAGGATGGACTCAAGTATCTGGAAACTATGGCTTCATCTG GTCCAAAGTTTGATGCTGTGGTGTTTGATGTCGACTCCAAAGACAAGTCGCTTGGTGTTAGTTGCCCACCGCTTGCGTTTTTTAATGCGGATGTGTTGGAGAATGTCCAAGCTTTGCTGAAGCCAGGGG GCATTTTCATATTGAATCTCGTCTGCCGTGATGTCACCTTTAAACATCAAGCCTACGAGAACATCACCGCCACAGGCTTTCACACAATCCTCAGTCTCCCAGTATTGGGAGAAGTCAATGAGGTAGTCGTAGCCCTCACCACCGACCCCTCCACAGGCTTGGAAATGGAAAACAAACCAGCCGAAGCATCAAAAGATAGCGACGATAAAGAACATTTGAAAATACCCGACTGGGTTGTAGACAATGTGAAATGCATTGACAGAATGATCAGAGATGGTCGTGGTAAGAGAGACGAATCGAGCAGTGAAGGCAACTCGTTAGACATTGCGATTGACTTGTCGGCTCCATTAGAGAGACTGAAGTTAGCGACAACGTCGGCGACAACATGA
- the LOC134188239 gene encoding fibroblast growth factor receptor 3-like: protein MDVDDVSDQPGSRRVAVMQLHARFIIKSIAALYTYRLLTSRRRNSNIRHCPSLLQSHHLNTFGRQQQQMMMVMMMVTSRTSYKHALAVCFCLFILHLAECASKKETSLLHRDRSRRFTIRVKPFTNKTITAEFNKSFVFPEKCHCAKGCEYMPPHLEWEKYVGGRYEYKNIPIENKMKRVHAVDGGRLGLELVFDVVRKEDEGKYRCVILNDFNKVINESDFELRVSGAPTSAPVFTTKIPTQLKPFTNTNVTAEINKSFEFPELCAAANGRHRPKWAKYVVDKSKYRYFPFDNTKRIHAVGNGLLGVALVFDVVKKKDEHEYKCLLLDHSHRVVEVAAVELRVSAAPTSAAVFIDKVSTQLHASTSAANVTPTSSQTSLFTTQSTISTTLPLHETVEPPSNVSTPAVQQSVETSSNSLVMPLVAVIISVVVMFVVFAAFLFYKWRRYVDGDSMWPAWTVKASVSRQSSTQSTQPCIKPDMEEENDSMMANRLSPNQNGQLAHLARMRSCHSVKYDPAWEWPREQLKFSGLLGEGYFGAVLGAETLYITPNAPTKVAVKMLKDEDNDSMRYALAMEANIMKSVGRHKNVLSLLGLCTVNGPLWLITEFAVHGNLRTHLRSKRPQKEQSPALCDHTVWPNQGQLPDRDAFGYALQIARGMEFLISHRCLHRDLAGRNVLVCDEEVLKVGDFGLARELKYCDYYRRKNKGILPVKWTAPEALFDEKLYTEYSDVWSYGILLWEIATLGGSPYPGVPVERLCELLSTSNYRLSRPCHCPQKLYEMMKRCWEGKPSERPKFSKIREDLEQIMSEIEESTNTSGNGECLESITPT, encoded by the exons ATGGATGTGGATGACGTGTCAGACCAACCCGGAAGTCGTCGGGTCGCGGTCATGCAGCTTCATGCACGTTTCATCATCAAATCAATTGCAGCCCTCTACACCTACAGGCTTCTCACATCCCGTCGGAGGAACTCCAACATTCGTCATTGTCCCTCTCTCCTTCAGTCTCATCATCTCAACACGTTTGGACGACAACAGCAgcagatgatgatggtgatgatgatggtgaccAGCAGAACATCATACAAACACGcgcttgctgtttgtttttgcCTTTTCATCTTGCACTTGGCAG AGTGTGCAAGTAAGaaggaaacaagtctactacACAGAGATCGTTCAAGAAGGTTTACG ATAAGAGTTAAGCCGTTTACTAACAAGACAATAACAGCCGAGTTCAACAAATCTTTTGTATTTCCCGAAAAGTGTCACTGTGCAAAGGGGTGTGAATATATGCCGCCTCATTTGGAATGGGAGAAATACGTTGGAGGCAGATACGAATACAAGAATATCCCGATTGAGAATAAGATGAAGAGAGTTCATGCTGTTGATGGTGGAAGATTGGGGTTGGAGCTTGTTTTTGATGTTGTAAGGAAGGAGGATGAGGGAAAGTACAGATGTGTGATTCTGAATGATTTCAACAAAGTGATAAATGAATCTGATTTTGAGCTCAGAGTTTCAG gtgCTCCAACTTCAGCACCAGTTTTCACAACCAAAATTCCTACTCAACTTAAGCCGTTTACCAATACGAACGTAACAGCTGAGATCAACAAATCATTTGAATTTCCTGAATTATGTGCAGCAGCTAACGGTCGTCACCGTCCAAAATGGGCAAAATACGTTGTGGACAAAAGCAAGTACCGATACTTCCCGTTTGATAACACAAAGAGAATTCATGCTGTTGGTAATGGATTGTTGGGTGTGGCTCTTGTGTTTGATGTTGTCAAGAAGAAGGATGAGCACGAGTACAAATGCTTGCTTCTAGATCATTCACACCGTGTGGTTGAGGTGGCTGCAGTGGAGCTGAGAGTTTCTG CTGCTCCAACTTCAGCTGCAGTTTTCATCGACAAAGTTTCTACTCAACTTCATGCTTCAACGAGTGCAGCAAATGTCACTCCAACTTCATCTCAAACTTCACTGTTTACCACACAATCTACCATATCCACCACTCTACCTCTACATGAGACAGTTGAGCCTCCTTCTAATGTATCCACTCCTGCTGTACAACAGTCAGTTGAGACGTCATCTAATTCTCTGGTCATGCCACTAGTTGCCGTCATCATCAGTGTTGTTgtcatgtttgttgtattCGCTGCATTTTTATTCTACAAGTGGAGACGATATGTAGATGGTGATTCAATGTGGCCGGCATGGACAGTCAAAGCTTCCGTGTCTCGTCAGTCGTCAACACAGTCCACTCAGCCGTGTATCAAACCCGATATGGAGGAAGAGAATGATTCAATGATGGCCAATCGGCTTTCTCCAAATCAGAATGGCCAGTTGGCACATCTGGCAAGAATGAGATCGTGTCACTCTGTCAAGTATGATCCTGCGTGGGAGTGGCCACGAGAACAGCTGAAATTTAGTGGACTTCTAG GTGAAGGATATTTTGGTGCTGTATTGGGAGCAGAAACATTGTATATCACACCTAATGCCCCAACAAAGGTGGCAGTCAAAATGTTGAAAG ATGAAGATAATGATTCTATGAGGTACGCATTAGCCATGGAGGCAAACATCATGAAATCTGTGGGAAGACACAAGAATGTTCTTAGTCTTCTCGGGCTTTGCACAGTGAATG GTCCTCTATGGTTGATCACAGAGTTTGCCGTCCATGGTAATCTACGTACACATCTTCGTTCTAAGAGACCACAGAAAGAGCAGTCACCTGCATTGTGTGACCACACAGTTTGGCCCAACCAAGGCCAACTGCCAGACAGAGACGCATTTGGATATGCACTTCAAATAGCCAGAGGCATGGAGTTCCTCATCAGTCATCGA TGTCTTCATCGTGACCTGGCGGGTCGTAATGTGCTCGTGTGTGACGAAGAAGTACTGAAGGTTGGTGACTTTGGTCTTGCTAGAGAGTTAAAGTATTGTGACTACTACAGGAGAAAGAACAAG ggAATTCTGCCAGTCAAGTGGACAGCACCCGAGGCTTTATTTGATGAGAAGTTGTACACAGAATACAGTGATGT TTGGTCGTATGGAATTTTGCTGTGGGAAATTGCAACTCTTG GTGGATCGCCATATCCTGGTGTTCCTGTTGAGCGACTATGTGAGCTGctgtcaacatcaaactacagACTAAGCCGGCCTTGTCACTGTCCACAAAAACT CTACGAGATGATGAAACGATGTTGGGAAGGAAAGCCATCAGAACGTCCAAAATTTAGCAAAATTAGAGAAGATCTGGAACAGATAATGTCTGAAATCGAA GAATCTACGAACACCTCTGGCAATGGTGAATGTCTGGAGTCCATCACGCCAACGTGA
- the LOC134187869 gene encoding uncharacterized protein LOC134187869 encodes MLVEVVSPLFLLRSIPTERQGRRSLKLTCAASAATVLTNIVAHRGPLPSSFVSAFLITVLFWLSAVYQSSVLFSSSALHAASLGVCCSWGLCTHHFPLSELRVRLRLAVGLSLVVVSLFLFLPVALGDVCCLSWLCTHYFPLSERCVRLCLAVGLSPFVVSSFLFLSVASGGVCCSSGLCTHYFPLSERCVRLRLAVGLPLSVIPSSNQLPPVAGGICCSSGLCTHYFPLSERCVHLCLAVGLSPFVISSFLFSSVTSGGVCCLSGLCTHYFPLSERCVRLRLAVGLSLVVLGVDRDIQCFTH; translated from the coding sequence ATGTTGGTAGAGGTGGTGTCTCCTTTGTTTCTTCTGAGAAGTATTCCAACAGAGCGCCAAGGAAGAAGAAGTCTCAAGTTGACGTGTGCAGCTTCGGCTGCTACCGTCCTAACGAACATTGTTGCCCATCGGGGGCCCCTTCCGTCGTCGTTTGTGTCCGCGTTTCTGATTACCGTTTTGTTCTGGCTGTCCGCTGTCTACCAGAGTTCTGTCCTTTTTTCTTCGTCTGCGCTTCATGCGGCGTCTCTTGGTGTCTGCTGTTCGTGGGGGTTGTGTACGCACCATTTCCCGCTCTCTGAGCTGCGCGTCCGCCTTCGTCTGGCAGTTGGATTGTCTCTGGTCGTCGTTTCGTTGTTCCTGTTCCTGCCTGTGGCTCTCGGTGACGTCTGCTGTTTGTCATGGTTGTGTACGCACTATTTTCCTCTCTCTGAGCGATGCGTCCGCCTTTGTCTGGCAGTTGGATTGTCTCCATTTGTCGTCTCTTCGTTCCTGTTTCTTTCTGTGGCTTCTGGTGGCGTCTGCTGTTCGTCAGGGTTGTGCACGCACTATTTTCCTCTCTCTGAGCGATGCGTCCGCCTTCGTCTGGCAGTTGGATTGCCTCTATCCGTCATTCCTTCTTCAAATCAGCTCCCTCCTGTGGCTGGTGGCATCTGCTGTTCGTCAGGGTTGTGTACGCACTATTTTCCTCTCTCTGAGCGATGCGTCCATCTTTGTCTGGCAGTTGGATTGTCTCCATTTGTCATCTCTTCGTTTCTGTTCTCTTCTGTGACTTCTGGTGGCGTCTGCTGCTTGTCAGGGTTGTGTACGCACTATTTCCCTCTCTCTGAGCGATGCGTCCGCCTTCGTCTGGCAGTTGGACTGTCTCTAGTCGTcttgggagtagatagagacattcagtgttttactcattag